Part of the Pieris napi chromosome 6, ilPieNapi1.2, whole genome shotgun sequence genome, CGTTATCACCTAATCGAGTACAATATCTCATAATATTCTTTATGCTCATTCTCATAAACAGGAATGGTCCCTAATAATGATCGTACGAGGGGAGAGACATCTAACCGACCGTTACGGTCTACGGATATGTGACCGCTGCATTTTATTACCACTTTACTCTGCCACATAATCGACCTTCGTGATGAAGGGCTTCTTTccttatttgaatatttagcTTTGAAATATTCAAGCTTTCAGAGAGCCCAGACAAAATTTTAGTGAGTTCCTGGGTGTTAGTTGGGTAAAACACGCAACACAACaaacaaatttacatttatttaataaaatagtgaCAAATTCATGATATTATAAGTACCTAATTACCAAGTTCTGTACATCTTAtgatattttcctttgaataattgtaatgtaaagggagggtaaaacttgctgagtttcttgcccgttcttctcagaacaaggcctcctggtagttttgcgaacggatggcgtagtcttgctctttcgtgaattttgtaaacgttgttgacattcataagcatgctctaagaagcatctaaattgaataaacgtattttgatttgattggtTCTTATTTAGGAGCTATTTGTTTTGATGAATGAATGTGAATATATACATATGCACATACACGAGAACAGAGTTTTCGTTTATTTGTCTGTGTTCTATtgtaattacattaaataattatgactTTATTGTTACAGGTCGAGTTTTTAGAAGCATACTGCACACCTCGGGACACAGCCCGTAGATCACCACAACACAAGCGCCGCTCAAGAGAGCCGCGCCGTTCCCCTGATACCAAATGGCGATACGATTCCCGACGTCAAAACTACGACTTGGATAGGCGTTCCTACGAATACGAATCTAGGAGATACATTGGAAGAGAATACGATAGGGATTCGGGACGCCGAGCTTTCGACGCTGAGTCGGCGAGGCGACGCGCTGACTACGAATCAGCTAGACGCACGGATTTTGATTTATCCGCACCGGAGTCTAGGCGAAGTCCTGAGAGCGCTCCAGAAGGGTCTGCTGAGTCACCGCCCGAACCAGCACCATCTGCGCCTTTACGACAGGAAAGGGCCTTAAGACATCGCTCACAGCCGTATTACGAGTCTggtgagtttatttttatatcacttATATACACAGGGATCTTCGACATATAACTTTGAAATAGGGATGACGTACACTCTTGATCACGTTACCATTTTTAGCGGGTCACACCTGGTGCAAAGTTTCTTTGTCTATGGGCCCCTTAAACGCTAAATGGAACATATATTGATGTATCTTTGTGTACAGTCTTAATTCAATATAGTATATACGAGTAGGTACATGCTTCATTCATGAGACACACTAAAAAATGTCAGTGATAAAACTGTTCTTTACGAATGTTATGTTGAACATTAGAGTAAGTGATGCGCAATCACACAAGAAATAGGTCCTTTCAAGTTTTCAAGTTTTTCaagttttcatataataaaccTAATAAATCTGTCAAGGAAGTTTATAATAACGTCTCTTTAATAGCTTGTAGatacattttgtaataatatagttacaattttattttgagtatAACGTCATCTCATGTCTAAGGAATGGGAGCAAACCGTCTATTCTTTTATTCACAATCGCGGCGGACTTGTTTCAACCATTGTTCTCTCGGCTCCAGACTAGAcccaaagaaaaaacttaaatgtttCTCATTTTTATCAAGACAACATCAAGAgctatgaattattttataagtaggCTGGAGCTCGCTAAGCTTAAACgggatatttttattaatcacgagatttaatgaaattgttagaagatttaataaaagataacaAATATGAAGTGAAATTGGTaaaggatttttattattcgcTGAAATGAACATAttttgaaatgtaaattagaagcatttaatatgtatttctttattgacgttcataagtgtatattgtttaatttagtaTATAGATACGACGTTAAATCCGTCTTTCGTTTAGTTTTGTATCTGTGAGCTTGTTCCTAATAATGATTGAATTCACGAACAGTTGTActcaaaacttttaatatacatataatgaaCTCATTCGAATATTACACATTATATGTTATCAGTCTTTTAGTCTAAATCGTAGTAGTTTCGTGTAATGTGGCAGAATTATTTGCGCCGTCTAACAAAAGtcgtaatttttttgtcaatttaaaTCATCAATCACTATTGGTGACCACCGTACAAAAACTGTTCGTTGTCTCATTCATCCGGGGACttcatttcaaaataagtCTGTACCAATAATTTGCATTGCTTTGAGAGATAATTCGCGTCAGAGATGATTTGATGTTCTGTGAATGCCGTGAATAGTCTTCAATGTCCCACAAAGTAGGTAGTCGATTGGAAATTTACAATTAGGCTAGATAAAACCTGCGCTAGTGATGAACAATGGCAACTTTTAATCAGGCGCTGTTCGTCTAGACTGAAAAAATCCTCGGACGTAATAAATGAGAATTTCCATTGTATTCCACAGCGGTAGGTAAATAATAACTGCAATTTTGTAGATTATATCCTTAAAATGTTATTCTGGGTTATGAGgatataattcatatttatctataaacgaataacacaaaatattaatcacaatataagtaatattagaTCATGTCCTTtacaaactatatttaaattgttgtagtaaaatttttgtttgttaaacGTAAACGATACGATTATACGAatcagtttaataaattaaatgaaatttaggaaatttaaaaaaacgtgaCGTTTGACAAAAGCTTTGCCCAATTAACGAGGTTTTagtatgaaattaataaatatcgtCACGATATACAACGCTTTGACTATATTCATAACTAGTTTGTGGTATAAGAAATCATAAATAtagcatataatatataagtggTAAGgactcatatattttttttaaatcatattttttatcttacacttcattaaatctaatatataaaattctcgtgtcgcggtggttgtggttaaactcctccgaaacggctcgaccgattctcatgaaattttgtgtgcatattgtgtaggtctgagaatcggacaacatctatttttcatccccctaaatattttttttatttttagatatttttttttgtttttatttttttatgatacagcattaaaatatacatacaacccctaactttcacccttctacgatcaacccctatttttttattataaacgatatacatggcaaaacgacatatgcccggtcagctagtaatttataaattgtctaaCGGCGTTGAATCTACATGGATGACCAGGTCGTCTtgattaaagaaattaaaaacggTGGGATTAATGATCCAGCTTATTTTGCTACTACATAACACAAGTTATGGCCATTCAAGATCGGATTTCCGGCTTATTGAATTTATGATGTCATGTTACAAGTATTCTCAGTGAAGTTTACATTTCCGCTCAAGCATTTGATTTATCTCGAACGAACTCCAGTTTTGTAATGTCTTAGTTTGGTTTCcggggtaaaaaaaaaacaaatttcacgGTTGTTGTCTCGCCCAGCTTAGCAAGGTCCCGGATGGACTTTGTCCAACATTTCCAAgaattatctttatattcCAACCAATGTACATAAAACCTTTACAAGAGATATACCAAAAGCTTCCTCGTGAATCTCTATGGGTGAAAGCATTCGTTTAGTCGTGTTTGAATTTATCGCGAACATACAGACAGATTTGGAAGAGGACTTTTACCAACTATTAGGTGGCTCTTGATTTATCTCTATACAagcttacattttaataacttttagtCTCATTTAATCTAAACGTAGACGGGGAAACAGTTCGAAAAGACATTAAACATGTAAATCgtgtcaattaaataaattcgtgCTCATAGGCTATACGTCCAGTCACGCGGAAAAGTAATTACGTCACGTAATGACGTCATATTACACACCCCTCTAATAGTCGATTTTGGGTAACCAATCAGAAATTGCGATTATCTTTAGTATCGCAATCATTGTCTATCCTTGATATTAAGAGTACGGCTTTAAGCTGTACTAATAACAACAAGTTTACGAATATGAATATAGAATTGAATTGATATTATTAATGCATAAATCCCAGATAAAAACGGTTTGAAAAATTCCAAAGGAGGAAAAACTAGCTTGTGCATTTCTTAGAATTGTCGGCATAAATGCGTATCGTGGAGATAAGGTCGtagtaattttgtattaaatacacAGATAAGATGTTTTAGATATACAGTTGTTACGTTTTAAATAAGGGATAAACGCATATAATGTACTGTGAGTTTTGTCTACTGTCATTTATAATGTTCCACTTGAGACGATTCGTAGACGCAGACAAGTAGGTTTCGACATCATTACTCACATTTTATTCACTAAACGTTCTTAAATTTTGAAGCGTTCCTCTTCGcggttttctttatattactAACCATACAACGCCAAGAGGAAAATAtatcttctatatatatataatgaaaatggtcttcgtttgaggctcaatcacgcctaaaccactgatcgtatcgacatgaaactaccaccattcgatgcgaaatttttcctagatggtttatggctatttatttattaaattccaacgttccttcattttttttattgctgttttacttttatgaaaatttatccatacggacttcaccgtggaaacattcggggaggcttcctagaacctctaaacgtcaacatctgttaaaaactcgattttcgaaatatttcaattttcttagcgggaagttaaaaagaagaataataaaaatatgaaaaaaaataaaataatgaataataaaatttattttaattcgtccagcaaagcgggcgcgaaacggctagtattgtataaaagcaattgttatttttgactttaaattataatctttatttatttgtttcagaATCATCTACAGACGATCGATCTTCATCTAGTGAAGAGGAAGAAGAAGACGACGAATTTGGTGAATTCGATCCATTTGCAACTGCACCGTCCTTACATTCGCCCGACAGTGGACGCTCTGATCCACGCTACGCTAACGCCCCTCGCAGAAATCCTAGTCCATACTATTACGGAGATCTGTTTAAAACCTCTGCACCAGCTCCAGCTCCGGCAGCTGCAGCATCTTCAACGTCATCGTCGCGAGGTCCGAGGTACAGAAAGTCAGCCAGCCTTGACGCTCCCCACGTTGCTCAAAGACCAAATCTGCCAAAACGCTTCTCAGTGGCTGAGGATGGCTTTCGTGAGCTAGAACGATCGTCATCTTCGTCTGGCGAGAGCGCGTGGATGCCGCCGAGGCGTCGTGGGCGCGACGCGGCCGGCTGCGCGTGCGCCGCGCCCGAAGATGTAGATGAGCATCACGCGTCGCGTAGTGTTTTTTATGTGCCGGCTCCTCTGCCCCGCTGGCCTCAAGAGATGACCACTCGACAGATATACGAGACCGCTTTTGACTGCAAAATTGCCCGCTCTGATGACGACTTGGACGATTTTGATCGCGTCAGCAACCACCCGGCCCTATTACAGGCTGAGGAACGTAAACTTATTACCTCGGCGCAATCAGCATTTGAAGCTGTTGAACGCAGTGAGCCTGACTACAAAGGTCGTCGCAAGGTGACCATGAAAACGGACAGTGTACGACGTTCCAAGATACCCACGATTCGTCAAAAAAGAGAAAATGAAACAAACACTACCGTATTATCCGAAGACTTAGAAAAAGTACACATTATAGACGATGATGATAGGACAGCATCGACGTCACAATTACCTTTAAGAGGTTACACACCGTCACCTCCGTCGACAGCGCCACTGCCGACAAAATTTCAGCAAAAAGATGGCTCTGCGATGAATAGTATTAAAAGTGCTCCTAATTTACCGCAATCCCAGCCGGCTCATCCACGTTTGAAGGACTTAAGATTACCTGTAAAATCATTACGGGCTCGAGACACGCCAACCAGCAGCGACGCTAGCATGACAGACGCCAAGGCATCTGTCTCAACTGACCTAGATCTTGGTCAGAGACTCAGGGATTCATCTCGAGAGTCCCGTGATGGTGATGATGAAAGAGGACAGTCAAAAGACGGTATTTTTTTAGAGATTAAGGGTCGACCCACTTCCGATTCAGACACCCCAGAATTGAATCGGTACTCAGGGCCAAAGGGGGTCGGCCCTATAATGGAGTTTAAAGGCAGGCCCGGTATAGTGCGCCCTCGTCGAAAGTATTCGAGCACTGAGAGTATGGCTACTAGCAGCAGTGGAGGAAGTATGGAATCACTAAGAAGCAGCAATAGCGAAGGTGATAGGAGTAGTAGTAGTTCTGAAGGCCGACATTCTTCTTCTCTCAGTTCACACAGCTCGGATTCTGGGAACGTTCCATTTGCTAAATCACACCACATGCATTTGACGGGGTTTGGGCATCATCCGGCTAAACTGCATATTTTAAGCCCTATATCTGATAAGTCTTCACAAGAGCCAGCGTCGGAAACGTctgataacaataaaaataataactcaCAAAAAGTTTCACCCGAGGACGGTGAAATAGGGAATAACACTGTACAAACCACCGTGGAAATTGTGGCTAAGCCCAAACGACGGGCTTTGCAAAATCGGAATTTATTGAACCTCACATTTAGACATTCGACACCTGGGGATACTGAGATTCAAGGCTCCGACAGTGGTATTTCTATTCACTCCCGAGAGGGGGTCGATTCGAGGAACGCTTtcatcaattttaaaaatagcaacACGGAGGAAGTTCGTAAGGATGAACCTGTGGACCTATCCGATCTTCCATTCGATATGCCAAAACTACGTAGACGGCGGGCCGAGGCCGAAGTTGATCTACGTACCTTGCCATTTGATATGCCAAAACTACGTCGAAAGTTGCGCGGCCAGTCTTTACAACTAAACAGTGATTTTGGTGATGCAATATCGAACGCTTCATCCAGCCAAAGCGTTCAAGACTTAAACCAAGgtaatttattttccttatagCTTATTTACAAATTGCGTATTTGTCTGTAAAAGGGTCtgtcacattaaattaaaGGCTCTCGTAATTTGACGTGACTTACTCAGAATAATAAACCGATTAAGATATATGAGTCCAGATTGAACCACACGAAATGTTCTAGTCGGACGCccttatatttaattcactTGAGTGCCTTACTGGGGAACTTTTTCCTTCACGTTGCAGGCAATTTGTAAACGTTCAGTCAAGTTAGGAGTTTTCGATAGACTCCCGTTTGACAGAATAATGGGAAGTGACTTATATTGCTTCCATAATGCAACCTTCTTTAAAGCTTTATGACGTGAGATAAGAtgtatct contains:
- the LOC125050257 gene encoding uncharacterized protein LOC125050257, whose amino-acid sequence is MSVTNSHPAAVGGGEVVCGKSGAINGNSLKAALCADYSVPVDCVAAGPAPRPSSFHEISAPKVEFLEAYCTPRDTARRSPQHKRRSREPRRSPDTKWRYDSRRQNYDLDRRSYEYESRRYIGREYDRDSGRRAFDAESARRRADYESARRTDFDLSAPESRRSPESAPEGSAESPPEPAPSAPLRQERALRHRSQPYYESESSTDDRSSSSEEEEEDDEFGEFDPFATAPSLHSPDSGRSDPRYANAPRRNPSPYYYGDLFKTSAPAPAPAAAASSTSSSRGPRYRKSASLDAPHVAQRPNLPKRFSVAEDGFRELERSSSSSGESAWMPPRRRGRDAAGCACAAPEDVDEHHASRSVFYVPAPLPRWPQEMTTRQIYETAFDCKIARSDDDLDDFDRVSNHPALLQAEERKLITSAQSAFEAVERSEPDYKGRRKVTMKTDSVRRSKIPTIRQKRENETNTTVLSEDLEKVHIIDDDDRTASTSQLPLRGYTPSPPSTAPLPTKFQQKDGSAMNSIKSAPNLPQSQPAHPRLKDLRLPVKSLRARDTPTSSDASMTDAKASVSTDLDLGQRLRDSSRESRDGDDERGQSKDGIFLEIKGRPTSDSDTPELNRYSGPKGVGPIMEFKGRPGIVRPRRKYSSTESMATSSSGGSMESLRSSNSEGDRSSSSSEGRHSSSLSSHSSDSGNVPFAKSHHMHLTGFGHHPAKLHILSPISDKSSQEPASETSDNNKNNNSQKVSPEDGEIGNNTVQTTVEIVAKPKRRALQNRNLLNLTFRHSTPGDTEIQGSDSGISIHSREGVDSRNAFINFKNSNTEEVRKDEPVDLSDLPFDMPKLRRRRAEAEVDLRTLPFDMPKLRRKLRGQSLQLNSDFGDAISNASSSQSVQDLNQDKHREKLTLNFNSGSSGSNGSKGLHLNLGPIAPPRDLVDASLPLDRQGWYHGTLSRVEAESLLRDAEEGAFLVRNSESAKHDYSLSLKSTRGFMHMRICRGSDGYTLGGASTAFPTVPALMRHYVTAQRLPVRGAEHMALSTPLPAVML